The genomic interval CAGTCCTTATTAAGACTGCTACTAGATGTTGAAAGAGAAAGGAACAGTACATGAAGCTCAGCGTCGCCCGAAGTGAACTACTCGACGCCCTGTCCGTCGTCAGCAAGGGGATGTCCGCTCGCTCGACTCTCCCTATTCTGTCAGGAATCCTTGTCTCAGCTGCCGGCGGAGAGATACAGCTTCAAGCCACAGATCTCGAGGTGTCCGTCAGAAGGTCGTGTCCCGCTCTTATCGAGGGAGAAGGTCAGGTCGTTGTCCCCGGCAAACTCTTGACTGAGATTGTAAGGAGTCTGCCGGAAGCGGCGGTAACCATCGAAACAGAAGGGGAGACCGCCCACATTCGTTGCCAGCACGCATCCTTCACCGTGAAGACACTGAATGCGAATGACTTTCCGAAGTTTCCAGAGGTAGTTATCGATAAGACAATCTCGCTGCCGGGTTCTGTCATGAGTTCAGTCGTCCGGCGGGTAGCTCGCTCAGTGAGCAGAGACGAAACCCGAGCAACACTAACGGGAGTTCTCGTCGTGGTTGAAGGACCATCTCTTCGGATGGTGTCCACCGACTCTTACCGGCTTGCAATCAGTGAGGTCGTTCTCGAAGAGAGCGCTGGGGAAGGGATTGAGGTCGTGGTTCCAGGCAAGGCATTGGACGAAGTGACCCGCCTCGCGTCAGAGGGGCAGACGATCAACATTGGCCTTTCTGAGAATCAGATCGTCTTTGAGTTTGGTAGCACAACATTCGTGACTCGCCGGATTGAAGGCAACTTCCCAGACTATAAAAAGATTGTTCCTAAGGACTCCGGGACGTTCGTCGAGATATCAGGCGAAGAACTTGCCTCCGCCGTAAAGCGCGTCTCATTGATGGCGCTACACAACTCGCCAATCAAACTGTCAGTAAATGTCGCCGATCAAACACTCTCGCTCTCGGCGGCCACACAGGACGTCGGCGATGCTTCCGAGGATTTGATGGTCAAGACAGAGGGAGAAGACGTCTATATCGCGTTTAATCACTCTTTCCTGATGGACGGATTGAATTCGGCCGGCTCGGAGACGGTTCGCATCGAGATCAAGGACCATGAGAAGCCAGGGCTGATCAAGAGTGTCTCGGAAGAGGGATTCCTCTACGTCCTCATGCCTGTCCGTACCGGCTAGTCAGGCGTGGGCCTTCTCGTCACACATCTCGAATTCACTGATTTCCGCAGCTACGGGAGGCTCGAGCTCGAGCCAGGACCCGAACTGACGATTCTGGTCGGACCGAACGCCACCGGTAAGACGAACATCATCGAAGGAATCGAGCTTCTCACGGCTGCCGAGTCATTCAAGCGTCCAGCTTGGAGTGACGTCGTCCGGTGGGGTGCTGACGAGGCACGGCTGGAGATGAGAGCCGAAGGCGACGGTCGGGTACTCGACACCGTGATGTATGCGACGTGTTCAGGGCGACGGTCGTACAAGGTCAACGGTAAGACCCGTAAGCGCGTTTCAGAGGTCGCGGGAATCGTGCCCTGCGTCGTGTTCACGCCGGACGACCTACGCATCGTCAAAGACGCCGCCGAGAAACGCCGTGCCGCGGTCGACAGCGTGGGCGATCAACTGTCACCGGCCTATCGTGGCGCACGCGTCGAGTTCGAACGGATACTCAAGCACCGAAACAGCCTGCTGCGAGAGGAGATGCGCGACGAGGAGATGTTGACACTGTGGACTTCTCGGCTAGCCGAGTCGGGCGTGGCGTTCAGCGGACACAGGAGAAGGCTCTTCGAGCGGATTTCAACCAAGATGTCAGAGGTGTATTGCACGCTGTCTGGTGGGGAGAGCCTAGTGGCCTCCTACGAACCTTCATGGGAAGGCCGGGCGGGAACAGAAGGCGAGCCAAGAGACCTGATGGATCGAGCGATTGAGTTGCGCGGCCGAGAAGAGAGAGCGCGATCTACGACGCTGGTCGGGCCGCACCGCGACGAGATAAGCTTTGCCGTCGACGGCCGATCCGCCCGCACCTTCGCCTCACAGGGACAGCAGCGGACGATCGCTCTCGCCTGGAAGCTCGCCGAGGTGGGCGTGATTACAGAGATAGGTGGTCAACCACCTGTGCTCCTGCTCGACGACGTGATGTCCGAGCTCGACGAGGCGAGGCGCCACGCCCTAGCTAGGTTCGTAGGAGACGCCGCACAGACGTTCGTGACCACGACGAACATCGGCTATTTCGAGAAAGAGCTGGTCGATCGAGCGCTCGTTGTGGAGCTCGCATGAGTCGCCATGGGCGCCAGACAGAGCTTGGCCCTGCGCTGGATGGGGTGATGCGCCGTCTTGATCGGAAGAGCGGCGGCGCATACACGTCGGCACGAGTGATCCTCGCCTGGGACCGAGTGGCGGGGGAGGGTATCGCGAAGCACACAACCGGGGCGCATCTGCGCGAAGGCGTGCTGGTCGTGTACGTCGACAGCAACTCCTGGGCGACGCAGTACTCCGCGATGGCCGAGCAGTATCGGACTTCAATCAACAAGGAACTCGGCGAGGAACTGGTAAGCAGTCTGCGCTTCACTGTGTCTCGTAAGGTTGCCGACGACCATAGGCTGCAGAGGGCCGAGGTTGAACTCGAGCAGTTCTACAGCGAGGACGATGTCCCATCGATCCGGCTGACCCCGATTGAAATGGCGCAAATCGAATCGTCAGTGGCTGAGATACCAGACGCCGAGCTTCGCGAGGCGGTCCTGCGGGCGACCGTGAAGGACATCGAGTGGAAAAAGGGTCTTGCTGCGAAGAACGAGTCGCAGAAGCGACCACAGGGCGTCTGAGGCCTATTCTGGGCGCTCGTACCCAATCTGTTGTGGTAAGATTAGCCGTGTCACCACTACATGTCGTGGCTCCAGTTACTTGGCAGCCCTTCTTCCCGCATGGGCAGAAAAGGAGCGAGTGTGCCCGCTGACGCATCGTACTCAGGAAAAGACATTCAGGTCCTGGAAGGCCTTGAGGCGGTCCGTAAGCGACCGGGCATGTATATCGGTTCGACCGGCCCCAAGGGTCTACATCATCTCGTGTACGAGATCGTCGACAACTCGGTCGATGAAGCCCTTGCGGGCTACTGCACTCATATCGAAGTCATCATCCATGCCGACAACGGCATCACAGTCTGCGACAACGGCCGAGGCATCCCGGTCGACAGGCAGGCAAAACTCAAGAAGTCAGCGCTGGAAGTGGTTATGACCGTCCTGCACGCCGGTGGCAAGTTCGGCGGCGAGGGCTACAAGGTTTCTGGTGGACTACACGGCGTCGGTGCAGCCGTCGTGAACGCACTTTCCTCGCGCGTCGAGGTCGTAGTTCAGCGGGACGGATACGTCTGGACCCAGAACTACGACCACGGCAAGCCGCAAGGCACCGTCGCCCAGGGCGTGAAGACCAAGAAGACGGGGACCACGACGACCTTCTGGGCCGATCCTGACGTGTTCGAGACCACGATCTACGACTACGACACGCTAGGCACCCACTTCCGCGAGACGGCGTTCCTCAACAAGAACCTCAAGATCACGCTCACCGACGAGCGGGAGCTTGAGCCACGCATCGAAGAGTTCAAGTACGCCGGCGGGATCATCGACTTCGTGAAGTACCTCAACGAAAACAAAGACACCGTGAACTCCAAGCCGATCTACTTTGAGGCCGAGGGTCCCGAAGGCGCCGTCGAAGTCGCCCTGCAGTGGAACATGGGGTACGCCGACTCTGTTCTGGCGTTCGCCAACAACATCAATACGCATGAGGGCGGCACGCACCTCGATGGGTTCAAGAACGCACTCACGAGAACCATCAACGACTACGCGCGCCGCCAGGGCATTCTCAAGGAGAAGGAAGACAACCTCTCCGGCGACGACATCCGAGAAGGCCTGGCCGCAGTGATCTCGGTGAAGCTGCACGATCCACAGTTCGAAGGGCAGACCAAGACCAAGCTTGGCAACATGGAGATGCGCGGCTTGGTTCAGTCGGCTGTGACCCAGGGCCTCTCCGAGTACCTCGAAGAGCACCCGGGACCGGCTCGGCAGATCGTCACCAAGTCCGCTCAGGCCGCCAAGGCTCGCGCAGCCGCACGCAAGGCACGCGAACTGACCCGCCGAAAGGGGCTACTCGAGTCTTCAACGCTGCCGGGTAAGCTGGCCGACTGCTCGATTCGCGACGCGTCGCTCACGGAGCTCTATCTGGTCGAGGGCGACTCGGCCGGCGGCTCGGCCAAGCAGGCACGCGACCGCTCGTTCCAGGCGATCCTTCCGCTTCGGGGCAAGATCCTCAACGTACAGCGCGCTGGCTTGAACCGCGCGTTGGGCAGCGAGGAGATTCAAGCGATCATCACCGCCATGGGCACCAGCGTGGCCGAGGAGTTCTCGCTTGAGGCCGCGCGGTACCACCGCGTCATCATCATGACCGACGCCGACGTCGACGGGGCTCACATCCGGTGTCTGATCCTGACGTTCTTCTTCAACTTCATGAGGGAGATGATCGAGAAGGGCTACGTCTACATTGCGCAGCCGCCGCTGTTCAAGATCAGCGTCGGGAAGAAGCACAGCTACGCGTACAGCGACGACCAGCTGCAGCAGGAGCTAGCCCGTCTGCCAGAGGGCGCCAAGTCCTCCATCCAACGCTACAAGGGTTTGGGTGAGATGAACCCGGAGCAACTCTGGGAGACCACGATGGACCCGACAAAGCGCACGCTCATGCAGGTGACCATGGATATCGAGAACGACTTGCTTGAGCGCAAGGTCTTCGAGGACCTCATGGGCGACTTGGTGGAGCCCCGCAAGGATTTCATTCAGCGCCATGCCAAGGACGTGCGCTTCCTCGATATCTAGCCGAGAAGGGTGGGGACGCGCGGGACGTGAGCGACCAGGGATTCGACTTCCGACCACCGTCCGAGCGGCGGGAGGCAAGGCGGTTCGAGCCCCCGCCGTGGGAGCGGGACCAGTTCGAGCAGCGAGCGCGCGAGCAGGCCGAGCGCGAGGCAGCCGCCGAGGTGGCGCGCGCCGAGGTGTTGGCGCAGCAGGAGGCGGCGCGAGCAGCCGAGCAAGCAGCCGAGCCGCCCGAGCCCAAGTCGGGAGCCATTGCCGGCGAGTCGGTTGAAGGTGAAGCGCTCCAGCAGGGCGCAGAG from Coriobacteriia bacterium carries:
- the dnaN gene encoding DNA polymerase III subunit beta encodes the protein MKLSVARSELLDALSVVSKGMSARSTLPILSGILVSAAGGEIQLQATDLEVSVRRSCPALIEGEGQVVVPGKLLTEIVRSLPEAAVTIETEGETAHIRCQHASFTVKTLNANDFPKFPEVVIDKTISLPGSVMSSVVRRVARSVSRDETRATLTGVLVVVEGPSLRMVSTDSYRLAISEVVLEESAGEGIEVVVPGKALDEVTRLASEGQTINIGLSENQIVFEFGSTTFVTRRIEGNFPDYKKIVPKDSGTFVEISGEELASAVKRVSLMALHNSPIKLSVNVADQTLSLSAATQDVGDASEDLMVKTEGEDVYIAFNHSFLMDGLNSAGSETVRIEIKDHEKPGLIKSVSEEGFLYVLMPVRTG
- a CDS encoding DNA replication/repair protein RecF — encoded protein: MGLLVTHLEFTDFRSYGRLELEPGPELTILVGPNATGKTNIIEGIELLTAAESFKRPAWSDVVRWGADEARLEMRAEGDGRVLDTVMYATCSGRRSYKVNGKTRKRVSEVAGIVPCVVFTPDDLRIVKDAAEKRRAAVDSVGDQLSPAYRGARVEFERILKHRNSLLREEMRDEEMLTLWTSRLAESGVAFSGHRRRLFERISTKMSEVYCTLSGGESLVASYEPSWEGRAGTEGEPRDLMDRAIELRGREERARSTTLVGPHRDEISFAVDGRSARTFASQGQQRTIALAWKLAEVGVITEIGGQPPVLLLDDVMSELDEARRHALARFVGDAAQTFVTTTNIGYFEKELVDRALVVELA
- a CDS encoding DUF721 domain-containing protein, which translates into the protein MSRHGRQTELGPALDGVMRRLDRKSGGAYTSARVILAWDRVAGEGIAKHTTGAHLREGVLVVYVDSNSWATQYSAMAEQYRTSINKELGEELVSSLRFTVSRKVADDHRLQRAEVELEQFYSEDDVPSIRLTPIEMAQIESSVAEIPDAELREAVLRATVKDIEWKKGLAAKNESQKRPQGV
- the gyrB gene encoding DNA topoisomerase (ATP-hydrolyzing) subunit B encodes the protein MPADASYSGKDIQVLEGLEAVRKRPGMYIGSTGPKGLHHLVYEIVDNSVDEALAGYCTHIEVIIHADNGITVCDNGRGIPVDRQAKLKKSALEVVMTVLHAGGKFGGEGYKVSGGLHGVGAAVVNALSSRVEVVVQRDGYVWTQNYDHGKPQGTVAQGVKTKKTGTTTTFWADPDVFETTIYDYDTLGTHFRETAFLNKNLKITLTDERELEPRIEEFKYAGGIIDFVKYLNENKDTVNSKPIYFEAEGPEGAVEVALQWNMGYADSVLAFANNINTHEGGTHLDGFKNALTRTINDYARRQGILKEKEDNLSGDDIREGLAAVISVKLHDPQFEGQTKTKLGNMEMRGLVQSAVTQGLSEYLEEHPGPARQIVTKSAQAAKARAAARKARELTRRKGLLESSTLPGKLADCSIRDASLTELYLVEGDSAGGSAKQARDRSFQAILPLRGKILNVQRAGLNRALGSEEIQAIITAMGTSVAEEFSLEAARYHRVIIMTDADVDGAHIRCLILTFFFNFMREMIEKGYVYIAQPPLFKISVGKKHSYAYSDDQLQQELARLPEGAKSSIQRYKGLGEMNPEQLWETTMDPTKRTLMQVTMDIENDLLERKVFEDLMGDLVEPRKDFIQRHAKDVRFLDI